CCAGCTGATGGGCCGGATTGGTCCCCGAAACACGGTCGCAGTGACGCTCCTCGTCGTGCTCGCCGCGACCGTTGCCCTCGTCAGTGCGACGGGCGTATTCGCGCAGGAAATAGAACGGGACGGGGGCATAACGCGTGGTGAACCCGAACTGGACGTCTGGGCCACAGAGGACGAAGTGACACCCGGAAGCGACTCGCCACTGGAGGTCACGATACAGAACAACGGGGATCTCGACTTCGGCAGTCAGGCCGAGACCGTCCTCACCGCTCGGGGCGTCACGATCGAGGTCGAGGACGCGGGCCCCTTCGAATCGGCAGCGGGGAAGACCGGCCTCGGCCGGATTCAGGACGGTGTGTCACGGACCGTCCCGCTGGAACTCGAGGTCCCTAATGATATCGAACCCGGCACCTACGACGTCGAGGTCGAAATCGAATACGAGTATACGAACCGGGTGACCAGCGACGGGAGACAACAGCGACTCTCCGAGAGCGATACCCATGAGATCGAAGTCGTCGTGCCCGACGAGCCGCAGTTCGAACTCGGAGCCGTAGAGACCGATATCGCGCCGGGAACGACCGATACCGCGTCGGTCGAGATCGAGAACGTGGGCACGGAACCGGCGAACGAAACGCGGGTCTCCTTTACCGGGGCCGGTGGCGTGACAATCGACGGTGGGGCGAGCGAGAACTACCTCGGCGACCTCGAGCCGGGTGAAGCGGCAACGACGACCGTAGAGGCAGCGGTCGCTGAGTCGAGCGGCGCGGCAACCACGTCCATCGAGGCCGCGTTCACGTACACGGACGGGAACGGAATCGAGCGACAGGGAACGTCAGATCGAGCGCGATTCTCGCTCGGCGAATCGCAGTCGTTCTCGATATCGAACCTGGAAGGGACGCTCGCGGTCGGATACGACGGGATCGTCTCTGGCACGGTCCGCAACGACGGTCCCCGGACTGTCGACGATGCCGTGTTAATCGTGGAGCCGATGAGCGACTCGATGGTCGTCGAAGATACCCGCTATGCACTCCCCGAGATGAGACCCGGAACGACGGCGAACTTCAGCTACCCGACTGACGTCACCGGCAACGCCGACCCGGGCGATCGGCAAGTCCGGTTCACCGTCGAGTACACGGGGAGCGGCGACACGACACTGCAAGACGGGCCACTCTCCGAACGGATCACCGTCAACGACGTGAGCGACGAGTTCTCGATCGGCGGCGACAGGGAGTCGATCCGCCAGGGTGAGTCGCGCGAGATCGTCCTAGAGATAACGAACGAACGCCCCGAGACACTGTCAAACATCGACGCGAAGCTCTACGACGACTCGCCGTTCGATGCCACGGACGACGAGGCGTTCGTCTCCGAACTCGAACCGGGCGAGTCGGCACAGCTCCAGTTTGCTGTCTCGGCTGAGCGCGGCGCGCCCGTCGAGACCCACCCGATAGAACTCGACTTCGAGTACGACACCGAACGCGGTGACACGGTCCTGTCCGACACGTACCAGTATCCGATCGACATCGAAGCGTCCGAAGACGACAGTGGTGGCGTTCCCACCTGGGTTCTCGGAGCCGCGGCCCTGGCCGTGATTGTCGTCGGCGCAGCGATCTGGTCCCGGTATCGATAACGAATGCGAGAATCCACACAGCCTGTCGCCAGCGAATCGGACGGCGACGGACCGGAACGCGGGCGTCGGCTTCCCACCGACCGCATCTCGACGGCGATTACCCAGTACTCCGGCCGAGTGGTGCTCGCGTTCCTCCTCGTCACGGTCGTGCTGGCTGGCGGGATGACCAACGGCGGCGGGCAGGAGTCGGGGACCGACCAGTTCACCGAGAACTTGCCCGAACAGCAAGCGCTCGACGATATGGAGGCGGACTTCCGACTCGATGGACGGTCGGAGGGCGGCTCCACGGCAACCCTGTTCGTCAGTGATGATCGGAACGTCCTATCGAGGCAAGGCCTCTTGCGGATGGTCGAGTTTCAGGACCGGGCCGAGAACGAAGACGGACTCCGGATCCGGTCGACGACGAGCCCGGCGTCACTGGTCGCACAGCAACTCGATCCGAGCGCCGAGACGCCCGACGAGTACCGCTATACCATCGAAGGGGCGACACAGCGAGAGCTAGAAAGAGCCATCGCAGCGGCCGATCGAAGCCGTGGGCTGCCGGTGAGTACGGATTTCACACGCGAGTCCGTCTCGGCCAAGGTCGCCCAGGTCGCGATGACCTACGACACCGCCCCGGCCGCGGACACCGACGACGAACTGGCGCTGCAGACCGATACCGTCGAGTTAGTCAACGAGATCGATGGCTACGAATCAGGCGAGAACGTCGACGTCTTCGGCAACGCGATCATCGACAGCGAGAGCCAACAGTTGCTGCTGGATACCTCGATCGTGGTTTTCCCGGCCGCGGCCCTCTTGATCCTCATCCTCCTGCTGTTGGCCTATCGCGATCCGGTTGACCTCGTGCTTGGGCTGGTCTCGCTGATGATGACCATGGTCTGGACGTTTGGATTCATGGGTTACGCTGGGATCCCGTTTTCGGAGTCGTTTATCGTCGTGATCGCACTCCTGCTGGCCGTCGGGATCGACTTCGGCATCCACAGCATCAACCGCTACCGCGAGGAGCGAGCGAAAGGGACGGACATCACGAACTCGATGACTGCGTCGATCGACCAACTGACCGGCGCGTTCCTCCTGACCACTCTGACGACCGCAATCGGGTTCGCATCGAACCTGACGAGTTCGATCGGGCAACTGCGAGACTTCGGGCTCGTCTCGGCCGTCGGAATCATCTTTACGATGTTGATCTTCGGGGTATTCCTTCCCGCCAGCAAAGTCGGACTGGACCGCCTCCGGGAACGGTTCGGCCTTCCATCACTCGGGGGCGCACCTCTGGGAAGCGAGGGATCGCTCCTCAGCCAGGCCCTCACGGTCGGGGTAAAGATGGCCCGTATCGCCCCTGTCGTCGTTCTCGTGAGCGCACTGCTTGTCGGTGCCGGCGCGGCGGCGTACGGAACTGGCGTCGAGGCCGAGTTCTCACAGGAGTCGTTTTTCCCGAACGAGGATCGCATCGAACAGTACGAACAGCTGCCGGAGCCGTTTTCGCCCGGCGAATACACCTTTATCGCGGTGCTCGATCACCTGGAGGAGGACTTTGACCAGGGATTTGTCGGCTCGGTGACCGTGTACGTAGACGATCCGGACGTGCGCTCGGCTCGCGGGTTCCGGGACGTAGATCGCACTCTGGACGATCCGCCGGACGCGATCAAACAAGAGCGAGGTCGGGCGGACGCGACCAGTATCGTCTCGATCACCAATCAACAGGCCAACAGCGATCCCGCGTTCGCAGCCAAACTCGCGCGGGCGGATTCGAACGGCGACGGACTCCCAGAGCGCGATATCGACAAGGTGTATGACGAGCTGCTCGAGAGCGAAACCGCCCGGGAATACGTCACGAGCGAGCGGGACGCGACGCGGATCGTCTATCAAGTCGACAAAGACGCGGACGAGACCGGGGCAACGCGCGCTGCGGCGGCGATCGCCGAAGAGATGGAGATGGACGCGACACCGACCGGCGAGCTCGTCGTCTTCAGCGCGTTGACCGACCGGCTCACTGAATCAGCACTCGTCGGGCTTGTACTCGCGTTGCTGCTGACGGCGATCGTGCTGATGGTCGCCTATCAGTGGCTCAACGGGCGTGCGATATACGGCGTGATCAACCTCATCCCTGTCGTCGTCACGGTCGCGGCGATCGCAGGTTCGATGCGATATCTCGGGATCTCGATCTCGGCGTTCAACGCGCCGATCCTCTCCGTCTCGATCGGGCTGAGCGTCGACTACACGGTCCATTTCATGCACCGATTCGTCGACGAGTTCGAATCCGGCAAGGACGTCCACGACGCACTCGACGTGACCGTCCGCGGCACGGGAAGCGCACTCACGGGCAGTATGCTCACGACTGTGTTCGGATTAGGCGTGCTCGCACTGGCGTTGATCCCCCTGATCGCCGAATTCGGGATCCTACTCGCGATGAGTATCTTCTACGCCTACGTCGCGTCGATACTGATCCTTCCTTCGACTATCGTCGTGTGGGATCGGTTCGGCGAACCGATCGTCGAACGAGTCGCGACAATACGCGCGATGCGGTGAGTACTGTCCCGAAAACGGCGAGCAATCGACGCGAAGCAACCGGGACCACGACAGCACGATGGCGGTGACACTACGAGCGAACAGCCCGAGCCGGTCTCGGCGTCGCGCTGGCGCCGGTCAAGGTAACGCGACCCGATATCGAAGCCGAATATGAGCGACTCAAACGCGCGTGAACGCCTCGATGCGAAGCACGAACGCAACCGTGACCACCGTATCGAAGGCATCAGGCGCTGGGTCGAATACATCGAGTCCGAACCCCCCGAAACATGGGGACCACAGCAGAACGCAATCGTCAACGACCAGATCGAAGCGGCCCAAAGCATACAGACTTCGACATCCCATCAACAGAAAATAAATGGCGTAGCAGCGGAGAGTCTCGAAGTGACCGACGAGTCTGACGCCGATTCGAAGTGAAGTCTCAAGAGGTTCGACTCAGAAAGCAGACATAGCATCGCCAAGACAAAGTCATCTTGGGCTTTGCCGTTTGCTCGCGACGCACTGTCGCTCGCAAAACAAGCCAAGGGCCGGATTTGAACCGGCGATGATCCGCTCTGCAGGCGGACGCGTTCGGCCGGACTCTGCCACCTTGGCGCAGGTTAGACTAACCGGCTATACTGCTTAAGGCTAGCGCTTTCGATCGTACGAATCACTTGGGGATATCGGACACGAGCACGTTGTACCCGGAGAGTCAGCCGGCCGAGACCGAACCGCCGGACCCGCAGTTCGAGCCGCTCTCCTGGTCTTCGAGGATCGCCGTCCGGAACTGACACTGATAGCCGACGCCGTCTTCGGGGATCGTGATCGAAGTGCCGGTTTCCGGAACGGCGAACTCCAGCCGAGGGTCGATCACCAGCCGCGAGGACTCGCCGTTGGCGATGTGGCTCAGGAACCAGTCGTCGACGTTCTCGTTGGTCATCGTCACCGTGTACTCGACAGTCCTGGTTTCGCCGGGCGCGAGCACTGCGTCCCTGTCGACGCTGTCCGTCGAGAGCGCGTCCCCGCTTGCGGTGAACAGCGGCACGTCATTGGCCGTGGCGTCGAGTCGGAACCCGTCCGGGACCAGCGCAACTGGAACCGATCCGGAGTTGTGGACATGCATCGTCAGCGTCATGTTCGAGCGGTCCTCGGTCACTGTCGCCCACTCCGCGCCGGCGTCGCGGATTTCATAGCCGGCGGTCGCCGGTCCACTCCCGGCCGTGTATTCGCCTTCCATCGTCGAGACGGCGGCCGAGAACGCCTCGATCACGGGCTGGCGGTCCTCAAGCAGCGTGCGCTCGTGCTCCGGGAACGAGACGTGTTGCTGTCCGAACGCCTCGACCGTCGCGTTCCCGGTGGCGCGCAGTTCGATCGTCTCGTCCGCGCGGACGTACGCGACCCACCACGGCACGATCCTGTCGTTGTCGAGCGTCGATGTGAGCGTGATCGTGCTCGATCCGCTCGGGACCGATACCGAGTCGCGCTGGCCGTCGACGAGTCGCACACCGTTGAGGTCGACCCAGTACCGCGCGTCGAACCTCTCGGAGAGGCTGATGCCGAGCGGGTTCGGGTTCTCGACGCGGATCGTCGTCTCTATGTCGGTCGTCTCCTCGGTCGTCGTCCCCCACTCGCCCGGATCGTCGACCGTCACGCTCGGGACTCCGAGAATACCGGTCGCGAAACCGAGCGCGACCAGCACGACGCCGAGAACGAACAGCACGCCGACGAGCTTGAGGAGTCGCTTCGCCAGCGAGAGTACCATATCCGAATGTATCTGTAAGTCAATATACGTCTGGTGGCCGCGGAAACGCTGTCGACGGTCGCGTCGGGGTCGCCGATCCGATACGACAGCCTAACCGCTCACCGCCTGAAAGAAACGAAAATTGTGTGCTCGCGTCCGCAGTCAGAGCCTACTCGTCGAGGCGCTTGACGTTGGTCGCGCGCGGGCCTTTGGGGGCCTGTTCGATGTCGAATTCCAGTTCTGTGCCTTCCTCAAGGTCCGGGCCGCCAACGTCTTCCATGTGGAAGAAAACGTCCTCGTCCGCGTCCTCAGTCTCGATAAAGCCGTATCCGCCCGTGTCGTTGAAGAAATCAACCGTACCTTTCGCCATTGCAGGTAGACAGACGCCACGAAGACTGATAAACGTTGCGAGGTTCGCCGGGATGTCTCCTCGATCGACGAACGAGCGGCTGGCCGTGGACGGCAAACGGGGTCGAACCGCTGTGACCCCGGAGAACGGGTCAGTGCGCGTAGCGTCTAGATGACGCGGTTCTGCAGGTAGTCGAGGTGCTTGGCGTTGTATACGATCTGCACCTCGTCGCTGCCGGGCGTGCCGACGCAGGTCAGGCGGACGCCCTTGTCTTCGACCTCTTCGTCGCTGAGGATCTGTTGCATGTCCATCTCGACTTCGCCCTCGCGGACGATCGACGCACAGTTCGCACAGGCGCCCGCCCGGCACGAGAACGGCCAGTCGAACCCTTGTGCTTCGGCGGCCTCGAGGATGTACTCACCCTCGGCAACCTCGAGTTCACCGTGATCGGCCTCGTCGAGGTCGGCATCTTCGGCCTTCTCGAAGAGGTCGTCGTCGTAAATGTCCCAGTCCTGGTCGTCGACTACTTCGTAGTTGAGGTACTCTACTGTGGGCATCACCCGAAGTATACTGAGGCCTCACGGTTAGACTTTGCTGTTTGATGTGGTGCACGATAACACGCCTGCGTGTTCGGGACACGGTCAGACGATCGGGACGAACCGGAACACGAGGAAGGCGGCGATCGTCGCGATCGACGGGACGAGATTCTGCATGAGTACGACTCTCGCGGTCGTCTTCGGTTCGAACAGTTCGTCCGCCGCCGGGATCTCCTCGCTCCGTTCTTCGCCGATCGGGCGGGTCTCGACGTCGGTGGGTGTGCCGGTCTCCCCGCCGACGGTCGGCGCGTCGTCGGCGGCGGTGAGCGCACCGACCGAGACGTCGGGCGTCTCCCCGTATACCGTCTCGCCGAGTGTGACCGTCCGCGTCGCCCGACCCCATCCCAGACCGACGATGCTCATCG
This window of the Halapricum desulfuricans genome carries:
- a CDS encoding COG1361 S-layer family protein, encoding MGRIGPRNTVAVTLLVVLAATVALVSATGVFAQEIERDGGITRGEPELDVWATEDEVTPGSDSPLEVTIQNNGDLDFGSQAETVLTARGVTIEVEDAGPFESAAGKTGLGRIQDGVSRTVPLELEVPNDIEPGTYDVEVEIEYEYTNRVTSDGRQQRLSESDTHEIEVVVPDEPQFELGAVETDIAPGTTDTASVEIENVGTEPANETRVSFTGAGGVTIDGGASENYLGDLEPGEAATTTVEAAVAESSGAATTSIEAAFTYTDGNGIERQGTSDRARFSLGESQSFSISNLEGTLAVGYDGIVSGTVRNDGPRTVDDAVLIVEPMSDSMVVEDTRYALPEMRPGTTANFSYPTDVTGNADPGDRQVRFTVEYTGSGDTTLQDGPLSERITVNDVSDEFSIGGDRESIRQGESREIVLEITNERPETLSNIDAKLYDDSPFDATDDEAFVSELEPGESAQLQFAVSAERGAPVETHPIELDFEYDTERGDTVLSDTYQYPIDIEASEDDSGGVPTWVLGAAALAVIVVGAAIWSRYR
- a CDS encoding efflux RND transporter permease subunit, encoding MRESTQPVASESDGDGPERGRRLPTDRISTAITQYSGRVVLAFLLVTVVLAGGMTNGGGQESGTDQFTENLPEQQALDDMEADFRLDGRSEGGSTATLFVSDDRNVLSRQGLLRMVEFQDRAENEDGLRIRSTTSPASLVAQQLDPSAETPDEYRYTIEGATQRELERAIAAADRSRGLPVSTDFTRESVSAKVAQVAMTYDTAPAADTDDELALQTDTVELVNEIDGYESGENVDVFGNAIIDSESQQLLLDTSIVVFPAAALLILILLLLAYRDPVDLVLGLVSLMMTMVWTFGFMGYAGIPFSESFIVVIALLLAVGIDFGIHSINRYREERAKGTDITNSMTASIDQLTGAFLLTTLTTAIGFASNLTSSIGQLRDFGLVSAVGIIFTMLIFGVFLPASKVGLDRLRERFGLPSLGGAPLGSEGSLLSQALTVGVKMARIAPVVVLVSALLVGAGAAAYGTGVEAEFSQESFFPNEDRIEQYEQLPEPFSPGEYTFIAVLDHLEEDFDQGFVGSVTVYVDDPDVRSARGFRDVDRTLDDPPDAIKQERGRADATSIVSITNQQANSDPAFAAKLARADSNGDGLPERDIDKVYDELLESETAREYVTSERDATRIVYQVDKDADETGATRAAAAIAEEMEMDATPTGELVVFSALTDRLTESALVGLVLALLLTAIVLMVAYQWLNGRAIYGVINLIPVVVTVAAIAGSMRYLGISISAFNAPILSVSIGLSVDYTVHFMHRFVDEFESGKDVHDALDVTVRGTGSALTGSMLTTVFGLGVLALALIPLIAEFGILLAMSIFYAYVASILILPSTIVVWDRFGEPIVERVATIRAMR
- a CDS encoding LEA type 2 family protein, yielding MVLSLAKRLLKLVGVLFVLGVVLVALGFATGILGVPSVTVDDPGEWGTTTEETTDIETTIRVENPNPLGISLSERFDARYWVDLNGVRLVDGQRDSVSVPSGSSTITLTSTLDNDRIVPWWVAYVRADETIELRATGNATVEAFGQQHVSFPEHERTLLEDRQPVIEAFSAAVSTMEGEYTAGSGPATAGYEIRDAGAEWATVTEDRSNMTLTMHVHNSGSVPVALVPDGFRLDATANDVPLFTASGDALSTDSVDRDAVLAPGETRTVEYTVTMTNENVDDWFLSHIANGESSRLVIDPRLEFAVPETGTSITIPEDGVGYQCQFRTAILEDQESGSNCGSGGSVSAG
- a CDS encoding cold-shock protein — its product is MAKGTVDFFNDTGGYGFIETEDADEDVFFHMEDVGGPDLEEGTELEFDIEQAPKGPRATNVKRLDE
- the fer gene encoding ferredoxin Fer encodes the protein MPTVEYLNYEVVDDQDWDIYDDDLFEKAEDADLDEADHGELEVAEGEYILEAAEAQGFDWPFSCRAGACANCASIVREGEVEMDMQQILSDEEVEDKGVRLTCVGTPGSDEVQIVYNAKHLDYLQNRVI